TCATCTAATGTTTTTTACttacttatttaataaatgtatcCATATACTTGTTTAATAAACTTTTGTTATACTCACCAACTTAACTATGAAATGACTTGTCTACTTTTTTTGTTAGACTTGCCTAATTACTGTATAGACAGTTTTTAACGTGTATTGTTAAACTCATGtaattttgttgatatattCTTCTAATAAGTGTATGAAAATGTTCATCTTATACATATTGGTAAACTCGTCTAACCAATACACCAATAAACTCGTCCAATATCTATTGTTAGacttgtgatttttattttttaaaaattatttaattaatatttaaaaaaagtagacAAGTATGAACATAggtatgataaaaataaaaataaagaaaagacaaaaattcATGCCTATTAAACATACAAAATTGgatgtttattttaaagataaagacGAGCATCAACTCTCAATTATTGTCATCCTTGCGtattttctaaatcaaaattaaaagctgttttaataatttataagttgGCAAAATTCATTATTAGGATACTCAAGGATAAgcattatgttattttttattttctaatttttatgttggtttatgttcaaattagtcatttttctctcttaaagTTTGTTGgaattttcattcaaacatattattagtgaatttgaaCTTACACGtacataaacttattttaatagtttccTATTTACTTTATCCATTTCAACGTATCAAAATAAGTTTTCTTCTAAgctattagtttttttttttattgtattctgAATCATTTATGTGAATATCATCTATTTTAGAAAAccctttaaattttattgattagtttatgaactaattttatcaaacagttttcATTTCAATTATACAAGTTTTAATTATTCCATTTCTAACTTATATTTAAGTTAAGCtttcaacttattttatctGACTGTGCTTAAGGTATATTTGGTAAAACACGTcaacttataaattatattaaaattaacttcaattaattaagttaatggaTCATAAACACCAATAGAGATAATTTTTAGCAGCTGGCGCAacaattaatatagaaaattcaATTCATAGGAAAGGTTTCTAGAATTGAAAAATGTTAAGCATATATTCAACTTCTCAAAGAATTTTCTATCTCATTGAACCAAAAAAAGATGTACATCAACTGTTCCATCTCCCTAAAAACACTTACAATCCATATATAATCCATTTCTTTTATGTCATAGATATTTGTATGACAAAGcatcataaattaattaaataattataaaagatatgaaaCAGTATAATTAAGAAATACTTTGAAATAAGCAAATTtggttaaattataatttagaactcatttttattttctaaaagtttaaaaaaaaaatacaactttgGTCCAACCCTCAATTTCGAATATGTTTCTTTATTTGATCTTTTatctcttaattaattaaactaatatgGGATGTTTTAAGTGAATGTTAGGTCCAAGATGAAATTGAactagaatgaaagaaataaacttATGCAAAATTAAGAttcaactaaaattattaattattttctaaaatgaaaggatttaaatgacaaaaaaaatagaaaaacgaaAATAGCTAATAAATTGTCAAAAGAGGATATTTATTGACATACAAACTAACTAATCATAAAACATTGAAGGCAaagaacaaattataaaaaatttagagataaaaagtaaattataattttttaaagaaaaatactaaagcaaataaaatataagaccaaaaagtatattttaaaatagaactcgaaattacattaaattttttctaatttatttatttggagaATGAATATGTAAGTAGTTGAAGATAATTGTCTCccaatgcaaaaaaaaaaaaaaaaaaaaaaaatatacagagTGAGATATTAATGCAATTGTACTATACgaatataatatcaataattaataatgatgaatgaaagaatgaaatgaattttcaaaatcttgaaaatCAACTTAATGGAAGGAATTAAATGGTTTTAGTAACTATTCAGCAATTTTGGTAACTGAAGGAGACGATTTGAATTCCGAAAGCATCAAAATCGGAGCCCTAAAACGTGCAACACAACTTCCGACCCGAATCCAGACAAAACCGAAGCATGTAAGATCGAAGCTGAAGAACGGGATCCAGAAAAAACCAAGAAAGAATCCAAACCTCGATGGCGATCATGACGAGGAAGCGACGGCGCATGATGGTGGAAGCGGCGGCAGCGGTGACGGTTACGGCCGTCCTGCCGGAGGATCTGATGATCGAGATCTTGGCTAGGGTTAGGGTTAGCAACCCCTTGCAACTGAGGTGCGTGTGCAAGCGATGGAAATCGTTGGTGGTGGATCCCCAATTCGTGAAGAAGCACCTCCAGAAATCGTTCTCGGACATCACGGATCTCGCCTCCAAAGCCATGGAGGACATGAACGCGTTTCAATTGCAGCTCAATTACGCCCCTGCATTGGCCGAGCAACcacaagaagaggaagaaggtgaggaaggagaagaagaggaggaggaagaagaagacgcACATTCTTTGGTGAATGAGTTGGCTCAGTTAGATAACATGTTGGTGGTGGTTCGTTCTCTCAAAGGGAGTTTGGAAACGATCAAGTTTGATGTGCAAGCCATCAAGGAGAGAGTTAAGTGTCTTCAgagttttcttcaaatttatctCAAGACAAgagcttcttcttcatcttcttcttcttcatcatcatcatcatcattttcttcttctccttcttcttctaattCACACTCTATCTgattctccttttctttttttcttttagttttctcAATTTTGCAACTGTTGATCTATAAATAACTTCAAAGGGTTGccttttcgtttttttttttgaaagaaaaagagtgaTTTGAAATGAAGAAGGAAGTAATGTGGGAGTAAATTATTTGGGGGGTTTGATGCCATTGTTTGTGTTGAGAGATGGGTCATGTggaattaatcttttttatttgttcatgTGCTTAGTTAGTTGAATGTGAAGAACAGAACAAGATTGCTTCCTAACATGACTGCATTGTCTTCTTCTTGCTTGAACAAACAACACATTACACACACCCATGGCTCaacatgaattttaaattattttgtttctgcACTAATTCTCAAGCCAGTGGGGTCTATGCTAGCAATgtatttttctattgttttcgCACGCTTCACATAATTATTTGAATGGTTGATGTGATAAATTATGGCAAGAATTTGTCATTGTTGCTACCTGCGTGGTAATGGTAGAAtttaaatcatgttttttttattttttatcaggAAAGAGCTTTAGACAGCAACATATGTTCCATCTGCATGGTAATGTTAGAACTTTTACTTGTTCTGCACTATGTTTTCATTCTGCCTTGAAAAGGAACATCAActctaataaataattttgtctcTACCAATCATAACATACAACTTACAAAAAGGTTAACCAACTGATGGGTATGCATCATCTCCACCAGCCattaagtttttaaaacttaatatatcTGGGGACTTTTTTATGTTTCCAAATATAAACTACTATCACATGCAAAGATTTGTGTAATATTTAACAATGTATTAGCTTATTGTAAAGTGAAGCATGTATAAAGTAAGAAAATAAGTAGTtgtcttttgtttattttaaaaagattactAAGGCTGTGTATAAAGGTGCTGTAATTAAAATCagatttactatatttttttttcatacttttgtttattttaaagaagtCAAATTAAAGGCGATATCACCAAAAAAAGTACTATACATTTATAATGGCACAAGAGATTAAACTATACACactttaaaggataaaatatacTATCAGTATTAGTTTCAAAGATAAgtcctaaaattaaaataatataaaatagccTTTGGATTTGTTTCCACTTTTCCTTTTGTATGTAGAGAAAAACAATGAATAAGCtttaggatatatatatatatatatatatatatatatatatatatatatatatatatatatatatatatatatatatatatatgaattactttattaatttcaGTATAAATAACCTAATTTATGgcttgtttattttatatttgcatATCCACAATTACCCACTTTTGATTTCCAGGCATACAGTTATTTTTCATGAAGTAGGTTCCGACTCCTTCActtctattataatttattccttttcccttttcaatAACTTAGTGATGTAATGCagataaagtaaataaattataactgtGATAAGAAAGAAATGACTagtaacaaaaataacaataaaatgtaTTGATGGTAAAATTTATAGTTCATCACAAAATTAATCCATTTTAATACTactattaattaaactaaatatgctacttatttaaagtataattttaaaaccaaaCCAATCAATAAACCATTTAAAACATCGATTTTAAGATTAGCAGTCGACTAGTAATTAAACCatggttaaaataatattaatacattatataaaataatgttagagaaatacaatatcaaaatttaataatactaaAAGCTAAAGtaagatttaaataatatatttttaaaatgcattAAAGCACTGTAAATCTagtatttagatttttttcatgtgaatattAGTAGCAATGGTGAATGAAATGAGGTTGACACGAATGCCAAATGAAAATGGATGTGGTTAAACCATATATGCTTAGATGAAGGTTATAGATACAAAATTTGGCATTCCAAACAAAACTGTTAATCCAAAAGACTGCACAACGTTATAAACATGAAAGTTAAGTAATGTACAAGTGATCCTAAAAGGGGAGGGTGGCCTGAGAACAgagaaaaagtttatttatattccaGTGTCGATTATGAGCTCTGCTGCAGCACCCATTGTACCTATCCCACCAACGCCCAACAGAGCAAGTGCAAGCTCCTCCTCGTTCAACTGCCTCAACCCATTGCTCAGTCTCTTCAACACATGCACATCTACTTCCAGAACCCAGTTAGGTGTGCAATCTACCATCAAACTCACAAAACCTGACACATAGGCACGCCAAGTAGCTGAATCACAGCCTAGTGATATCTTACCATCAAGTGCACTGGCCAGAAACTCCATGTGGGTACCCAAAACCTTCGGACGTCGCTTTGAAGCTGATGATGACGAATCAACTCCCCAAGCAAAGGCACCACAGAGAACTGCAAAATAGGCAAGTGCATATCCACCAAGCATTGCAACCATTCCACCACACTTTTCTTCCTGGTCAAATCTCTGAACCGATATAAACCAGGATGGCAAAGTTTCTTTTATTAGTAATTGAACCAGCATCAACCCCCCTGATATCCAAACTAAAGAGGCCCCAAGGGCAGCAGCAAGCTTCACCCGAGTCATTGATGCAGCGAGTGAAGCCTGTCCATATCTTATGCCATCCTTGGTTGCTTTCAACTTTTCCAATCGCTCCCTCAGTAACCCACTGCGTACAATTTCCCTCACAGAGTGCATTAAGATGGAAACAATTTCTTCTgttaagaaaacaatatctCTGATTGACCTATAAGCACGTAAATAGAGGATTCCTGGAGCAACAGGGCAAAGCCCTCCGCATAAATGGTACTTAAATCCATGTCCTAGTAGGGCTCCAACACCACCATTGCTTGAGAGAGGAGAGGTATTCGTACCCAGGGTAGCTGTGAAGCAACTTCTTAGAAGTTGAACAACCGCATCACTGTTGTGAAGGAAGACAGTTCTAGATGCTGAGAAGATGAGGAAGTCAGTCCAACGTTTAGCCTTTAGGGTCCACAAGGAAGCCACAATTGGCATGCAAGGCCATGGACAACCTGCAGCGAGGCTCTCCAATGTTTGGCCTGCCAAATTAAGAAAACGCTCTGATGCCTTATCAACTTTGTAGGTTATGGTAAGGCTTGTGAAGGCAGCCAAGGGCAATGGAAGTGTGGCAGGAGAGCTGTCTCCTATGAAAACGAAGACCATTGGTCACAATactaataaacaaattaataatagcGCTGGCAGACAGAAAATGGAGGAAAACATTAGCTAAACTGCAGTGGCTATTAATACTCAtgtaaaaaacaaactttattgaaataattgtaATGAAATGTGAGttaaaaatgcaaaattttCTGTGCTGAAAGGGCATTAGAAGTCGGAATCTCAAAAAGTTCATACAATTCAGGGTCATAACAATGAGAAAACCTGAAGCAAGGCTAGGCACATCAACACCAGTTGCAGCCAAAATTTTCCTGATCTGTCCCTCAACGTTCAGTAGATTGGCAGCAGGGCTAGGCCAGTCTGTTCCATTCATATATACAGGTTTCCAAACTCCTCGAGTTACTTCAGCAGAGAAGTAACTTATTATGGTTGCCAGAGATGCCGGAAGAAAATCAGCCAAATCTTTAAGACCTGATATTAAGAAATGCAGTTTGGCATTACTCGATTAAGGAAAATATACATAAAGATGAATTTTGTTGCTCTTGCTTTATTTAGAGGTAAATACATGACCAAGAACTGAGACAGATATACTTTCAAAGTATGCTAACAGTCAGTTggattttcttttgtaatttagaAATCACAAGTTGAACAAGCTATTTGGCGTGTTCCACTGGATTTTATCTGATCAAACGCACATACCTGTTGCCAACTCACGCGGAGACAATCTTCCATGAGCACAGGCTGTAAGAGCAGCATCCACTACAAAGGGAATGGCTTCAAGAATATCCCAAGCAGGCAACTTTGGCCCTATAGAAGCATCTTCATTTGCAGGTCCAGAAGAGCTACTGCTTCCAGATGTAATAGTAGTTTGGCTTCCTCTATTAATCTTTCTGAACATCATGTTAAGAAGCCCTTCAACAATCTGATGAAATGGGGTTCCATGGACAAGACCTGAGAGTGTTGAGGCTATACATGCTTGATGCTGCCGATACCaaacttttaattttggaaaGGAGTCAACAAATACAGAATTTGGCGATGATAAACTCGCTATTTCTGAGAGTCTCCTCCTGTTACGATCTTTGTGGACGTTACCAGCTGACATTAAGTGGGAATTCCGTACTAATAGTAGGTATTCAGGAGTTAATTGAGAACCAACAGTGGGCACATCTCCAATTCCATATTCAAGAGGAGGTCGATTAAATCTCCATAactttaaaagaagaataaatgcATTTGAAAACACAGCATGAGCAGATATTTCTTCCCCTGGTGTTAGCGTCCATGAGATATTTGGCACACATGACCCAAATACTTCACAGATTGGCATCAGTGAACACGCAAGCTGTGGAACCTGGTTAGAGAAATGGGAAAAGCATGAATTcgaattataataataataataatcatcctagcttgtttatacaTACAAGGGTCCTGTACAAGGTAAACATTATATAAGGCATAAACAACAATTTTTCCTACTGAATATTTCTTGATTAGTTGCCTCTTGACCTTATATAGGAAAAAACGAGGACCTATGCCTGCTGCTCTGTTTAGTAACAGGACAGATGCAGCTGGAGGAGAACATTAGCTAGTAACCAAGTAAAAAGGGgttaaatagttataaattgaatcaaacttacCAAGCCatgcaatgaaaatatttgAACACAATCAACAGATGCGATTCCAACAAAGAGTACATTAAGTATTGGAGCGTAATTAATCAAATAGTTGTTTCCTTCAGTGTTTTCTGCAGGAACTGGTGGGGACAACAACCTAAGAATGAAATGCACAGTGTGTTCCTGCAATAAATAGAGATCCAAATTCTATCAAGATGGGAAGTTGGTTAGAGATCCAAATTCTACTGAACAAATTGCTGGAGTTTTTGTATGCTCTACTGTCTAACGCTTCATTACCTGTATATTCCAGCCACGAATTAGGGATGCCCCGCAAAGAATGGCAGCAGCAGATATCTTTTCATCTTCTGATCCCCCAATtgcaatttcaaaaattttctccAGTTCTGCTAAACTTCCATCAAATCCAGGAGCGTAAATTCAGTTGCTTTACCTTTTGGTAAATTTACAAAAAAGAGCATCTGACATACCTGGCTtcaggaaagaaaaagaaaaactgaagaccaggtaatgaaattttatttagtaatttataTTCTACCCACTTATAGTCATTCTTGTTATGTTATAAATTCAGTTTATGATCAATAACTGTTGAGTTTAGTAAATTATCTCATGTTTCAGCATGTTAATTTGCCCTGACAGATGCATTACGCGTGAGAATACTTGATGACTCAAATGatagaaaacaaatttacataGAGGTTGTGCCATTTGAAAAAGATTGACATCATCAGTTGCCAGGATTACTTTTAGCATTTATGGCATGTTTATTATGACTGagtgtttcaaaaataaaaacttccaAAAATATGGTTTGGTAAAGGTCATAGCAGTGTAGCTATGGGCCTATAATGAGGGAGCACACTAAATATTGTACAGGAACACTTTTGCCAAAAATTAGAACATTGCAATTACAACATGTATGCTAATTGACTAAATAAGCCAAAATTAGATCATACCATGTAGCAGGACTTGAAACCAAAGCATTAACCATCACTGAAGTAAGTGGAGCTCCCTTCATAAATGATGACCAGCCAGGTACTTGCGCTGGCATACACTGAGGTATTTGATTGATACGTCCATTTACATAACCTGGCCATAAGTATGCAGACGTGTCCAGTAGATTGCGAGCAATGCAAGCCTCAACTATCAGATGCCGCATGTTTCCAGCTGAAAaggaagaaatattttaataatttaagtttactCACATGCAAAATTTCGAACAAAAAATTCTagtaaaattattacaatttaggAAAATGTAACCattaaaatggttaaattaGGTCTATATATGACCAAATTAACTGCTCGTCAAATCTTGTAATTTGTAGGGCAGCTAGAAGTTGTtccttaaaaagaaataattttaccaACAATTTCAAGcttctttaattttatcttcCCAAAAATATTTAGCTTCTGAATGGAGCCTTGCGAAAATAATACATGTTTCTtccaaaataaactaacaaatataaaatgcaGAATCAATAAATTATGGAGAAAGTGAGTCGCTACACTGTAGAACTCATACTCACTGATATATATCCTCACACTAGCATCTAAAATTGCACATAATAATTTGCAAAGTATGATATAGGATTATTCTGTATTCAAGGatcttcaacattttttaacagGTATTCTGAGTATACTGTACGAGTCCTTTTGACAATTTGCCCTAAGTAGACATTTTCTAGATTCAGAATGCATAATCTATTTGTTTTTGCAAGAGGGTGACCAAGGCAATCAGACCACATTGCCTCAAAGACAATGACCACCTTTAAACTTTGAGAGCAGGCTTCTGATCCTTATGCAATCTGAATGTAATCATTAACACAGAAGCAGACGAGACTAcaaatagaaaattgaaaactttaTGTTAAAGACATTATGTGCCATCGCACAACCTCCTATTATTGACACTTTCCAGCTGCTTTAGAATCGGTATAAAATTAAAGTGTGGATTTACTTTAAATACATAACAGATATTACCCTTGCAGCAATCAGAAACATTACCATACACATCTTTGGTTGTTACAGTTCATCTCAGCATGTGAAATATGAGACACGCTTTTTCAAATTTGGAAGAAAATCACACAGAATCACAAAATTGCAAACAACACCTTGGACAATGCAATGCTTTCATTTGGACAAAAGTTGTCCTAACTGTTGAAGATTCATATACAAATTTCTAATTGGCACCGAAAGCAATACCACTTACAGCAATCAACTGGCATCTCCGTCATGTTGAGGCAGTCAAAATATGCACTCCCTACCGTGATGCCAGAAACAAATAGAATTGCTTTTGCAGCAGCTTGATttgcagcaacaacaacagaCTGAGGTGGAGCAAGCAAGCTTTGATAATCACCCAATACCTGGAGACTCGAGACTAAATCATTGCGACATTTTCCTGGAACCTTTTTCCCTTTCCAGCAATCAAAGGGAccattctcttcttcatcaactgctatcccttcctcttcctcctcctcaaTAAGATCGCCAACAACAAGAGGTATGATGCACAAGAGCATGCATAATCGAGTATCAAGATGAGGCATTGGGCCATCAATAGGATCTCTTTCCTGTAAGAAAAACAATACTTAAATTAAAGAAGTAAACTGCTTATGAAAATTCCTTAATTCCAAAGAATATTGGACAACATATATTGAAAACCACAACTTCACACGAAACAGATCAAGTTGCAGAGCAAAATTTATACCCTCTGAACAAGACGAAGGGTTGCTAACCAAAGGCCTAAAAATGTGTCATGCCAAGAGGTGCCATTTATTGCTCGCAATGTCTTTATCAAACCTAcacaaaaaaatttcatgtcctaaattaaatatgaaaaggTAATATCAACTATTTCAGTCAAATTCCAATAGCTATTCTCAGTCTTACCACTAATTGTTTCAATAGCACTTGTTGCACTAACTTGATAGCCATCCATCGAATCCTCCAGCACCAGATCGAGAGGAATCCAGAGAGCAGAATGACTTGCACCATGACATAGTGAGGCAGAAGAAGAAAGATATTCAAAAGACATAACGGTCTGGAACTTTTGCTGTGAATTTGTTTTGTATTCCCGAGACAGGACCATACAAGAATCTGAAGATAACTGCAGAAGAGCCTCAGGACTTAGAGTTCTTGATTTTCTCAATGCTAATGAATTTGTAGCCAGCAGCTGCAGCCGTTGAGTAAAACAAAGCCAATGGGCAGgcctgataaaaaaaaaaataataataagctGTGCTATTTACCAACAACAATAACGAAGCCTTATCCATAAGATGCAATCGGCTGacacataattgaaaacaatgCCAGATAAAATCACTATATCATAATTGTGTAATATACAATGGATACttgaaaatcattttaataaccCAAAAAATTGGAATGAAATGACACATAGAAAATGATACGCCAAATCAGATTTATAGGAAATTTTGGACTGAACAGATATGTTCTGATTGACCAATGTTTGCAGGAAAAGCTGACAGCAAGTACTGATAACAggtttaaaaataacaacacTTACAAATTTTGGCGAGCCAAGTAAAGAATCCTTGACGATATTTTATCCTGCAAAAATTGCCCAATCATCTCAACAGCCATAAGTGTATTAGCATTTTGCAATTGCTCATGATGTTCAGTCTTTTTATCACTATTATTATCATCAAGCCTATCCAGTTCCATGTCATGATATAGCGTAGCCCATCTAGACTTTTTGTCAGCAGTAAATTCCAGCAAGCCTTCATCATCTAATGATGCATCAAGCAACTGCCAGacaattgaaaaaagaaattcaaccACCAGATTGCCAGGCTCACTTTGTGACACGCCAAAGATGCTGGAAAGATGAAGAACAGAATCTACAGATTTCATGACCCTGTCCATAGTGTAAGCAGAAGAATTAACAAAAAACTAAAGCACAGCGCCAGACATAATAgcatattaaataacaaaaccATATCACATTATGCTATTTACCGCTTAGAAAATATTTACACAGAGATGTTAAACCCTTACAGTATGTGTAACTTGAAAAGTGTAAACAACACGAAgaaaaattttacttaaaaagaaGAATTACATCAATAAAAGCGTACTTACTTTTGATAATCTGGTCTGTTTATCTGAGATTTAAGTTCAAAAGCATGTCTTTTGAGGAGTTCCAAGTATAGCCTATACGCTGCAGGTTGGACATGTCTACACGGAATGACCCTGccaaaaagaataaagatatACCACATATTAACACACGAAAACAACAATAGATTGGAGAACACAGGCGTATAGATATGGTTCCAAACTCTTGCAGAAAAAACAAGTCTCTATCTAACACCAAACAgtaataactaattaaaaaataaaacaacaaaaagtcgTAGTTTATAAAATAGATGTTCATGATGCATTGTCAATAAAACAAGCTCAACTATGGATCAGAATGCTGGACAATGAACGCAAATCATGAGCAAAAGATGAAGTTTACAAAGTTGAGGATGCTGCAATTGATGAGTGAGCATATCCGAAAAGGCAAAACTAAGAATATGATTAACAGGGAGAAGGCTGAAGTGGCTtctgaagagaaaaagaattatGGAAAACCGTGTAAGATGATTTGGCTGGAAGGGTGGCAAAAACTGACACGATGATAGACTGTTAAGAGTGTTTGGGTACACAGGACTTAATGAATGCATGACACAGACAATATATACTAAAATCCATGCAGCTAACCCCACACAGCAACAGCAGCAAGAGGCGTGGTcgtttttttaagagaaattaGTACACtgcaaaaatcaataaaaagatGCCAGGTGGTTATGACTCGGAAGCCTAAGAAtggaaaaagcaaaaaaaaaaaacaaaaaaaaagggcTAGATTATCTCTGTAAGCACAATTAACctcaagaacaaaaatattactaataattaggttctaacaaaaaaaaatccattcgTACGGCAAAGACTGCACCATCGGTGATTTTCACGGCATGAATATTAACCGAAGGTTCATAATTACATCCATTTACAGCATGTTAGTTTTTCAGCAGGGTCCCAACCGGGATCCGATATGCGAAGTACAAACAAAAACAGTAACAGACAGTATTTATGGGGACAGAAGAAAAGAGTGGCATAGTAATAAATTAAGCATATAAAACGAAGAAGAAAGAGGTGGAGGAGCAGTGAacagagaaaaacaagaaaatcgCAATCCctaagaattaaattgaaacagGAAGAAGAGAAGGACCTGACAGAAAGGAGAGCGAGGAGAAGCATGGGAGGAACGATCTGAAGCGTCAATGCCTTTTCGAGAAAC
Above is a genomic segment from Vigna radiata var. radiata cultivar VC1973A chromosome 10, Vradiata_ver6, whole genome shotgun sequence containing:
- the LOC106774913 gene encoding vitellogenin-A2-like; protein product: MAIMTRKRRRMMVEAAAAVTVTAVLPEDLMIEILARVRVSNPLQLRCVCKRWKSLVVDPQFVKKHLQKSFSDITDLASKAMEDMNAFQLQLNYAPALAEQPQEEEEGEEGEEEEEEEEDAHSLVNELAQLDNMLVVVRSLKGSLETIKFDVQAIKERVKCLQSFLQIYLKTRASSSSSSSSSSSSSFSSSPSSSNSHSI
- the LOC106775740 gene encoding mediator of RNA polymerase II transcription subunit 33A isoform X1; the encoded protein is MEDVAEMTKAAQQKGSDPLLWAVQMYSNLNSAGEALPSVELAHFLVSYICWDNNVPILWKFLEKALTLQIVPPMLLLALLSVRVIPCRHVQPAAYRLYLELLKRHAFELKSQINRPDYQKVMKSVDSVLHLSSIFGVSQSEPGNLVVEFLFSIVWQLLDASLDDEGLLEFTADKKSRWATLYHDMELDRLDDNNSDKKTEHHEQLQNANTLMAVEMIGQFLQDKISSRILYLARQNLPAHWLCFTQRLQLLATNSLALRKSRTLSPEALLQLSSDSCMVLSREYKTNSQQKFQTVMSFEYLSSSASLCHGASHSALWIPLDLVLEDSMDGYQVSATSAIETISGLIKTLRAINGTSWHDTFLGLWLATLRLVQRERDPIDGPMPHLDTRLCMLLCIIPLVVGDLIEEEEEEGIAVDEEENGPFDCWKGKKVPGKCRNDLVSSLQVLGDYQSLLAPPQSVVVAANQAAAKAILFVSGITVGSAYFDCLNMTEMPVDCSGNMRHLIVEACIARNLLDTSAYLWPGYVNGRINQIPQCMPAQVPGWSSFMKGAPLTSVMVNALVSSPATCLAELEKIFEIAIGGSEDEKISAAAILCGASLIRGWNIQEHTVHFILRLLSPPVPAENTEGNNYLINYAPILNVLFVGIASVDCVQIFSLHGLVPQLACSLMPICEVFGSCVPNISWTLTPGEEISAHAVFSNAFILLLKLWRFNRPPLEYGIGDVPTVGSQLTPEYLLLVRNSHLMSAGNVHKDRNRRRLSEIASLSSPNSVFVDSFPKLKVWYRQHQACIASTLSGLVHGTPFHQIVEGLLNMMFRKINRGSQTTITSGSSSSSGPANEDASIGPKLPAWDILEAIPFVVDAALTACAHGRLSPRELATGLKDLADFLPASLATIISYFSAEVTRGVWKPVYMNGTDWPSPAANLLNVEGQIRKILAATGVDVPSLASGDSSPATLPLPLAAFTSLTITYKVDKASERFLNLAGQTLESLAAGCPWPCMPIVASLWTLKAKRWTDFLIFSASRTVFLHNSDAVVQLLRSCFTATLGTNTSPLSSNGGVGALLGHGFKYHLCGGLCPVAPGILYLRAYRSIRDIVFLTEEIVSILMHSVREIVRSGLLRERLEKLKATKDGIRYGQASLAASMTRVKLAAALGASLVWISGGLMLVQLLIKETLPSWFISVQRFDQEEKCGGMVAMLGGYALAYFAVLCGAFAWGVDSSSSASKRRPKVLGTHMEFLASALDGKISLGCDSATWRAYVSGFVSLMVDCTPNWVLEVDVHVLKRLSNGLRQLNEEELALALLGVGGIGTMGAAAELIIDTGI
- the LOC106775740 gene encoding mediator of RNA polymerase II transcription subunit 33A isoform X2, coding for MKSVDSVLHLSSIFGVSQSEPGNLVVEFLFSIVWQLLDASLDDEGLLEFTADKKSRWATLYHDMELDRLDDNNSDKKTEHHEQLQNANTLMAVEMIGQFLQDKISSRILYLARQNLPAHWLCFTQRLQLLATNSLALRKSRTLSPEALLQLSSDSCMVLSREYKTNSQQKFQTVMSFEYLSSSASLCHGASHSALWIPLDLVLEDSMDGYQVSATSAIETISGLIKTLRAINGTSWHDTFLGLWLATLRLVQRERDPIDGPMPHLDTRLCMLLCIIPLVVGDLIEEEEEEGIAVDEEENGPFDCWKGKKVPGKCRNDLVSSLQVLGDYQSLLAPPQSVVVAANQAAAKAILFVSGITVGSAYFDCLNMTEMPVDCSGNMRHLIVEACIARNLLDTSAYLWPGYVNGRINQIPQCMPAQVPGWSSFMKGAPLTSVMVNALVSSPATCLAELEKIFEIAIGGSEDEKISAAAILCGASLIRGWNIQEHTVHFILRLLSPPVPAENTEGNNYLINYAPILNVLFVGIASVDCVQIFSLHGLVPQLACSLMPICEVFGSCVPNISWTLTPGEEISAHAVFSNAFILLLKLWRFNRPPLEYGIGDVPTVGSQLTPEYLLLVRNSHLMSAGNVHKDRNRRRLSEIASLSSPNSVFVDSFPKLKVWYRQHQACIASTLSGLVHGTPFHQIVEGLLNMMFRKINRGSQTTITSGSSSSSGPANEDASIGPKLPAWDILEAIPFVVDAALTACAHGRLSPRELATGLKDLADFLPASLATIISYFSAEVTRGVWKPVYMNGTDWPSPAANLLNVEGQIRKILAATGVDVPSLASGDSSPATLPLPLAAFTSLTITYKVDKASERFLNLAGQTLESLAAGCPWPCMPIVASLWTLKAKRWTDFLIFSASRTVFLHNSDAVVQLLRSCFTATLGTNTSPLSSNGGVGALLGHGFKYHLCGGLCPVAPGILYLRAYRSIRDIVFLTEEIVSILMHSVREIVRSGLLRERLEKLKATKDGIRYGQASLAASMTRVKLAAALGASLVWISGGLMLVQLLIKETLPSWFISVQRFDQEEKCGGMVAMLGGYALAYFAVLCGAFAWGVDSSSSASKRRPKVLGTHMEFLASALDGKISLGCDSATWRAYVSGFVSLMVDCTPNWVLEVDVHVLKRLSNGLRQLNEEELALALLGVGGIGTMGAAAELIIDTGI